A single Cryptococcus deuterogattii R265 chromosome 2, complete sequence DNA region contains:
- a CDS encoding 3-deoxy-7-phosphoheptulonate synthase: MPSPTRVSVRDAMELLDDRRVKIVRPLIPPQILHEELPLSLRGAQTVLDGRRQVEAVIKGDDDRLLVVVGPCSVHDPEQAITYAKALKEYADQAAEDLVIVMRVYFEKPRTTVGWKGLINDPDMNGSYQINRGLKIARKLLLDITEIGLPAAGEFLDVISPQYLADLFAWGAIGARTTESQVHRELASALSMSVGFKNGTDGSIGIAIDAIKAAGSGHTFLSVTKQGLSAIVETEGNSSTHVILRGSSKGPNYGADDVAACAEKLNKSGLPAKIMIDCSHGNSSKQHLNQIKVGADIASQLSSGPTSNVIVGVMIESNIHEGRQNVPVEGPSGLKYGISVTDACISMEQTIPLLDELRKGVQARREAVKAKREGQQ, from the exons ATGCCCTCACCTACAAGAGTATCTGTCCGAGAC GCCATGGAACTCTTAGACGACCGACGGGTCAAGATTGTCAGGCCTCTTATCCC CCCTCAAATTTTGCATGAAGAACTTCCCCTCTCATTGAGGGGCGCCCAAACTGTGCTTGACGGTCGTCGACAAGTTGAGGCTGTCATCAAAGGCGACGATGACCGATTGCTCGTCGTTGTCGGCCCTTGTTCCGTGCACGACCCGGAACAGGCCATTACCTACGCCAAAGCTCTCAAAGAGTACGCCGACCAGGCTGCTGAGGATCTTGTAATTGTTATGCGAGTCTACTTTGAAAA ACCTCGAACAACTGTTGGCTGGAAGGGATTGATCAATGACCCCGACATGAATGGTTCTTACCAAATTAACCGAGGTCTCAAGATTGCTCGAAAATTGTTGTTGGATATTACCGAAATTGGTTTGCCTGCTGCCGGCGAATTCCTCG ATGTCATTTCTCCCCAGTACCTCGCCGATCTTTTCGCCTGGGGTGCCATCGGGGCCCGAACTACGGAATCCCAAGTTCACCGAGAACTTGCATCTGCACTCTCCATGTCTGTCGGTTTCAAGAACGGTACTGACGGCTCTATCGGGATCGCTATTGATGCCATCAAGGCTGCCGGGTCTGGACACACGTTTTTGTCTGTTACCAAGCAGGGATTGTCCGCGATTGTTGAGACTGAGGGAAACAGTTCTACACATGTCATCTTGAGAGGAAGCAGCAAGGGACCTAATTATGGAGCGGATGATGTGGCTGCTTGTGCAGAAAAGTTGAACAAAAGCGGATTACCTGCCAAGATTATG ATTGACTGCTCCCACGGTAACTCCTCCAAACAACACCTCAATCAAATCAAGGTCGGTGCCGACATTGCCTCCCAACTTTCTTCTGGCCCCACATCCAACGTCATCGTCGGTGTCATGATCGAGTCCAACATCCACGAAGGCCGACAAAATGTTCCTGTCGAGGGACCTTCTGGATTGAAGTACGGTATTTCTGTAACCGACGCGTGTATTTCGATGGAGCAGACTATTCCTTTGTTGGATGAGTTGAGGAAAGGTGTGCaagcgagaagagaggCTGTCAAGGCTAAGAGGGAGGGACAGCAATAA
- a CDS encoding ADP-ribosylation factor 6: MGGQLSKALGRLFGNKEMRILMLGLDAAGKTTILYKLKLNQSVTTIPTVGFNVETVTYRNVKFNVWDVGGQDKIRPLWRHYYTGTQGLIFVIDSGDRDRIDEARLELERILADREMKECLLMVFANKQDLPGAMSPAEVTEKLGLHRMKDRSWYVHPSCATTGEGLFEGLQWLSSNVKNLKV; encoded by the exons ATGGGAGGACAACTGAGTAAAGCTCTTG GCAGGTTATTTGGCAACAAGGAGATGCGGATCCTGATGTTGGGACTGGATGCCGCCGGAAAGACAA CCATCTTATAtaagctcaagctcaaccaaAGCGTCACAACTATTCCCACTGTGGGGTTCAATGTGGAAACTGTCACATACCGAAACGTCAAATTCAACGTATGG GATGTCGGAGGCCAAGATAAGATCCGTCCGTTATGGCGACACTACTATACTGGCACACAAGGTCTCATCTTTGTGATCGATTCTGGTGACAGGGACAGGATTGATGAAGCTCGACTGGAGCTGGAACGGATTTTGGCGGAtagggagatgaaggagtgTTTGTTGATGGTATTTGCGAATAAACAGGATTTACCTGGAG CCATGTCACCAGCAGAAGTCACTGAAAAGCTTGGATTACATCGAATGAAAGATAGGTCGTGGTATGTCCATCCAAG TTGCGCAACGACTGGGGAAGGGTTGTTTGAAGGATTACAATGGCTTTCGAGTAATGTCAAGAACCTCAAGGTCTAA